The genomic segment GACCGATTTCACGAAGGCACGTGCTTCGCACAGGTGCCGCATTCACAGCCCTATCCGCTCTATCACCTGCACGAATGGCAATGGCCGATCCAACTGGGGACCCATTCGTCCTACGCGCGGCATCCGGACAGGCCGCCCTGCGCCCGTCACCATACGGTCCGACTAATGTCTGGAGCTATAACGGGTCCGTCCCCGGTCCTGAAATCAGGGCCCGGCAGGGCGACCGAGTGCTGGTTTTGGCTCAGAATGGGTTAGATGAAGGGACCACAATCCACTGGCATGGCATCCGCACGCCCAATGCGATGGACGGAGTGCCGTTCCTCACGCAGGACCCGATCCCGGTTGATGGCGATTTCCTGTACGAATTCGATGCACTGGATGCGGGCACGTTCTGGTATCACCCGCACCAGCGCAGTTCGGAACAGGTCGGACGTGGACTCTACGGGCCGCTGATCGTCGAGGAGGTGGACCCGATCCGCGTGGATCGTGACCTGACCTGGATGCTGGACGACTGGCGCATGACGCGGGCGGGGCAGTTGTCGGATGAGTTCGGCAACCGCCATGACGCGATGCACGGCGGTCGTATTGGCAATTCCGTGACCATCAACGGTGAGATCCCCGAACGGGTCTCGGTGCAATCCGGTGAGCGCATCCGCTTGCGGCTAATCAACGCGGCGAACGCGCGGATATTCGGGCTGGATTTTGGAGATTTTGAACCAGTCGTGGTCGCGCTGGACGGTCAACCCGTGACGCCCCATGCCCCTGACGGCGGGGTCGTGGTGATCGGCCCGGCGATGCGTGTCGATCTGGTAATCGACATGACCGGCAAACCCGGAGAGGCCGTCACGGTCACCGATGTCTTCTACGAAGGCCTCGAATACCGTCTGGTCGATCTCGTCTACGGGCCTGACAGGCTGCGGGACAGTGTGCCGGATTGGTCGATGGACCTGCCGCCCAACCCGCTGGCCGAACCGGACATGGCGTCGGCCGCGCGGCACCAGATCGTCTTCAACGGCGGAATGATGGGGCAGATGATGATGGGCAGCGGTATGGGGTCGATGATGGACCAGATGCGCGAGGGCAACATGTGGTTCATCAACGGAGAAGCCGCGACGGGTCATATGATGGACCCCTTGCTGGTCCTGCCGCAGGGCACGTCGCACGTGTTCGAGATGGATAATCGCACCGCCTGGCACCATCCGATCCATTTTCACGGGCATTCGTTCCGTGTGATCGCCCGCAACGGACAACCGACTCGGTATCGCGAATGGCAGGACACCGTCCTGATGGCACCCGAAGAACGGGTCGAGATCGCCTTCGCCGCGGACAATCCCGGTGACTGGATGTTCCATTGCCACATTCTGGAACACCAGGCGGCGGGCATGATGGGCGT from the Sulfitobacter alexandrii genome contains:
- a CDS encoding multicopper oxidase family protein yields the protein MADPTGDPFVLRAASGQAALRPSPYGPTNVWSYNGSVPGPEIRARQGDRVLVLAQNGLDEGTTIHWHGIRTPNAMDGVPFLTQDPIPVDGDFLYEFDALDAGTFWYHPHQRSSEQVGRGLYGPLIVEEVDPIRVDRDLTWMLDDWRMTRAGQLSDEFGNRHDAMHGGRIGNSVTINGEIPERVSVQSGERIRLRLINAANARIFGLDFGDFEPVVVALDGQPVTPHAPDGGVVVIGPAMRVDLVIDMTGKPGEAVTVTDVFYEGLEYRLVDLVYGPDRLRDSVPDWSMDLPPNPLAEPDMASAARHQIVFNGGMMGQMMMGSGMGSMMDQMREGNMWFINGEAATGHMMDPLLVLPQGTSHVFEMDNRTAWHHPIHFHGHSFRVIARNGQPTRYREWQDTVLMAPEERVEIAFAADNPGDWMFHCHILEHQAAGMMGVIRVEPGTTKT